A single genomic interval of Petroclostridium xylanilyticum harbors:
- a CDS encoding aspartyl-phosphate phosphatase Spo0E family protein, protein MSSKKEEIKKEIVVMQDQLNKLIENEDPSSEEILELSQRLDELIFKYMKSA, encoded by the coding sequence ATGAGTAGCAAAAAAGAAGAAATAAAAAAGGAAATTGTAGTAATGCAAGACCAGCTTAATAAACTAATTGAGAATGAAGACCCTTCTTCGGAAGAAATTTTAGAATTAAGCCAACGGTTGGACGAATTAATTTTTAAGTATATGAAGAGTGCCTAG
- a CDS encoding BON domain-containing protein has product MDKDAKMTKIIKDKLEEKMGASAMDINVEYQNGFVHLSGFVDVLAEKTFAEEIVKGMDGVHNIENNLTIALDGEISDSHINAEIDRTIKHSKYAKSLKRVSSKVSGGSAVLTGYVNTLADEMHAIELAKSVRGVKSVASNLDIVSTHNYDDATIKNKISQVFSGTRLSTPDIQTEVNNGKVTLKGYVSNMGDMELAIELAADVEGVMHVSNQLKIRRL; this is encoded by the coding sequence ATGGATAAAGATGCTAAGATGACAAAAATAATTAAAGATAAACTGGAAGAAAAAATGGGTGCCAGTGCTATGGATATAAATGTTGAATACCAAAATGGGTTCGTTCATTTATCCGGTTTTGTAGATGTGCTGGCCGAAAAAACTTTCGCAGAAGAAATTGTAAAGGGAATGGACGGAGTTCATAACATTGAAAATAACCTTACAATCGCTCTGGATGGCGAAATCAGTGATAGCCATATTAATGCTGAAATAGATAGAACTATTAAACACAGCAAATATGCCAAAAGCCTCAAAAGAGTCAGTTCCAAAGTCTCGGGAGGCAGTGCTGTTTTAACAGGTTATGTGAATACTCTGGCAGATGAAATGCATGCTATTGAACTAGCAAAAAGTGTAAGAGGTGTCAAAAGCGTTGCGAGTAATCTTGATATTGTATCCACTCATAATTACGATGATGCTACTATAAAAAACAAAATAAGCCAGGTCTTCTCAGGCACGCGCTTAAGCACCCCTGACATCCAAACTGAAGTAAACAACGGAAAAGTTACTTTAAAGGGTTATGTCTCCAATATGGGTGACATGGAACTGGCTATCGAACTGGCTGCAGATGTTGAAGGAGTTATGCATGTAAGTAATCAATTGAAAATTAGGAGATTGTGA
- the cdaA gene encoding diadenylate cyclase CdaA encodes MLQNVYEFIIHFIKFVKLSDIVDVMIVGYVIYKAIKLIRETRAEQLIKGIVILLVVTQLSDWLKLNTINFILRNTMQVGVLALLVVFQPELRRALEQMGRSRFGNMFNFEEYNTEGNIAMAIEEIAKAVHTLSQNRIGALMVIERDTKIGDIIRTGITMDSLISAELLVNIFIPNTPLHDGAVIIRENKIKAAACFLPLTQNQNLSKELGTRHRAALGISENSDAVVIVVSEETGKISVALDGDLTRNLTIETLKKALNKTLQTNRDKKSKKKLLSWKGKGK; translated from the coding sequence TTGTTACAGAATGTTTATGAATTCATAATTCATTTTATAAAATTTGTGAAACTAAGCGATATTGTTGATGTTATGATAGTCGGCTATGTAATTTATAAGGCGATCAAGCTCATCCGGGAGACCAGGGCGGAACAGCTTATAAAAGGTATTGTTATTTTACTTGTGGTAACCCAGCTTAGTGATTGGTTGAAATTAAATACAATTAATTTCATATTGAGAAACACCATGCAGGTTGGCGTTCTTGCACTTTTGGTTGTATTCCAGCCGGAGTTAAGGCGCGCGTTGGAGCAAATGGGACGAAGCCGGTTTGGTAATATGTTCAACTTTGAAGAATACAATACCGAGGGTAATATTGCGATGGCAATTGAGGAAATTGCAAAAGCTGTACACACTCTTTCACAAAACCGCATTGGAGCACTAATGGTCATAGAGAGAGATACGAAAATTGGCGACATTATCAGGACCGGTATCACCATGGATTCATTAATTAGTGCCGAACTATTGGTAAACATATTTATTCCCAACACGCCCTTGCACGATGGGGCTGTAATTATACGGGAAAATAAAATAAAGGCAGCTGCATGCTTTTTGCCACTAACCCAAAACCAAAATCTTAGCAAAGAATTGGGAACAAGGCATAGAGCGGCTTTAGGCATTTCAGAAAATTCAGACGCTGTTGTTATAGTAGTTTCAGAAGAGACGGGGAAAATATCTGTTGCACTGGACGGGGACCTTACCAGGAATCTTACTATTGAGACGTTGAAGAAAGCACTCAATAAGACACTTCAGACCAATAGAGATAAAAAGAGCAAGAAAAAGCTATTGTCATGGAAGGGGAAAGGCAAGTGA
- a CDS encoding CdaR family protein, giving the protein MKGILNKDITLKIISGLIAVILWLYVVDIQNPETETTLKDIPVNIIGTEAIAESGLFILSDSNQTVSLKVKGRRKTLAGLSEQSFKAVADLRGLSRTGEHSVPIQVEPSIEGVTILEKKPYYATVKLDKMMEIQKTINVITKGEVKEPYVALDPQITPNVVTLRGPSSIISTIGSLRVSVDISGQNKDIVTKQKYEIYNKNEEKINSSYITKDVETVQIVYPILKSKQVPVVPQLAGSVAENYVIAKTEVFPSTVKIAGKSEVIDSISQIFTEPVTINRIEKDVEVDVPIHVTEGLKLVEPVNTVKIKIDVERQILRTLTVQNIRVDNVPENLSYKLITKQLEVTLKGIESNINTLRSNDIYAAIDIKNLGEGQHEVPVDIKVFSDVQVVGSHVVTVKLSRQVGEDTKPVGNNDQNTNSNTNSGYSNSPGG; this is encoded by the coding sequence GTGAAAGGAATTTTAAATAAAGATATTACCCTGAAAATTATTTCTGGTCTTATTGCTGTTATTTTGTGGCTTTATGTGGTAGACATCCAGAATCCTGAGACTGAAACAACTTTAAAAGATATTCCTGTAAATATTATTGGGACTGAAGCAATCGCAGAGTCCGGTTTATTTATTCTCAGCGATTCCAACCAGACAGTTAGTCTAAAGGTCAAGGGACGAAGGAAGACGCTCGCAGGTCTAAGTGAACAGAGTTTTAAAGCTGTAGCTGATTTGAGAGGGCTTAGCCGGACGGGTGAACATTCTGTTCCGATACAGGTGGAACCTTCTATTGAAGGGGTTACAATTCTGGAGAAAAAGCCGTACTACGCTACAGTTAAGCTGGATAAAATGATGGAGATACAGAAAACGATTAATGTAATAACGAAAGGGGAAGTTAAAGAACCATATGTTGCACTTGATCCTCAAATTACGCCTAATGTTGTTACATTAAGAGGCCCTTCATCTATTATTAGTACAATAGGAAGTTTGCGTGTTTCGGTTGACATATCAGGGCAAAATAAAGATATAGTAACGAAACAAAAGTATGAAATATACAATAAGAATGAAGAAAAGATTAACAGCAGCTATATCACTAAAGATGTTGAAACGGTCCAAATTGTATATCCTATTTTGAAATCAAAACAGGTTCCGGTTGTACCGCAGTTAGCAGGTTCAGTTGCTGAAAATTATGTTATTGCAAAGACTGAGGTTTTTCCTAGTACAGTAAAAATTGCAGGTAAAAGTGAAGTAATAGACAGCATATCCCAAATTTTTACCGAGCCGGTTACTATTAATAGGATTGAAAAAGATGTTGAGGTAGATGTTCCTATCCATGTGACTGAAGGATTAAAGCTAGTTGAGCCGGTGAATACTGTAAAAATAAAAATTGATGTAGAAAGACAAATATTACGCACCCTTACAGTGCAAAATATAAGAGTAGATAATGTACCGGAGAATCTAAGTTATAAGTTGATCACAAAGCAGTTGGAAGTAACACTAAAAGGTATTGAAAGCAACATAAACACCCTCAGAAGCAACGATATATATGCTGCCATTGATATAAAAAATCTAGGGGAAGGCCAGCACGAAGTGCCCGTTGATATTAAGGTATTTTCAGATGTTCAAGTTGTGGGAAGCCATGTTGTTACCGTAAAGCTATCCAGGCAGGTGGGAGAAGATACAAAGCCTGTAGGCAACAATGACCAAAATACGAATTCTAACACGAATAGTGGCTATAGCAATTCACCGGGAGGCTAA